In one window of Chryseobacterium sp. JV274 DNA:
- a CDS encoding DUF3472 domain-containing protein — protein MRIKLFADTFLGVALLVFQSCAETPMITEDTAAAQKNISTLKNASSFNVPVAGNSFFTVKPSGASEVITSTNLGNWTNSNTVISTYFRVSNTGTLNIGLKASVPSGTSVVKVTVGSTSKNITLTGSAYTDYTVGDFNVSTPGYVKVDLQGVSKIGGYFADVTDVIFSGAASTGTNIYSNDPSYYYWARRGPSCHLNYAVPTTDNVSYYYNEVTVPAGEDKIGSYFMANGFSAGYFGMQVNSATERRILFSVWSPFDTDDPNNIPPDHKILLNRAGTGVTVGEFGNEGSGGQSYYKYNWSAGQTYKFLLKGEPDGTGKTDFTAWFLSPDTTTWKLIASWKRPQTSTYLKSFYSFVENFNPENGYQGRKAEFKNQWVRTSNGSWIAVSGAKFSVDNTYNAQQRIDAMGGTSGNAFFLQNGEFFNTTVAPGSQFSVTAPTQAPNINFSTLP, from the coding sequence ATGAGAATAAAATTATTTGCAGATACTTTTCTGGGTGTCGCTCTGCTTGTTTTTCAATCCTGTGCAGAAACACCGATGATAACAGAGGACACTGCTGCTGCACAAAAAAATATCTCAACTTTAAAGAACGCATCGTCCTTCAATGTACCCGTTGCCGGGAATTCTTTTTTTACGGTAAAACCTTCGGGAGCCAGCGAGGTGATCACTTCTACTAATTTAGGTAACTGGACCAACTCCAATACTGTTATCAGCACTTATTTCAGAGTAAGCAATACAGGAACATTAAACATCGGTTTAAAAGCGTCAGTCCCTTCAGGTACAAGTGTTGTAAAAGTAACGGTTGGCAGCACATCCAAAAATATTACTTTAACGGGATCGGCTTATACAGATTATACTGTTGGAGATTTTAACGTTTCTACTCCCGGCTATGTAAAAGTCGATCTTCAGGGTGTTTCTAAAATCGGTGGATACTTTGCAGATGTTACGGATGTTATCTTCAGCGGCGCAGCCTCTACAGGAACCAATATTTACAGCAATGACCCTTCCTATTATTATTGGGCGCGCAGAGGACCTTCATGTCATCTGAATTATGCAGTTCCCACCACAGACAATGTGAGCTATTATTATAACGAAGTAACTGTTCCTGCCGGAGAAGATAAGATTGGTTCTTATTTTATGGCTAATGGCTTTAGTGCAGGCTATTTTGGAATGCAGGTGAATTCTGCCACAGAAAGAAGAATTTTATTCTCTGTATGGAGCCCATTTGATACTGATGATCCTAATAATATTCCTCCTGATCATAAAATCCTCCTCAACAGAGCAGGCACCGGAGTAACAGTTGGAGAATTCGGGAATGAGGGCTCTGGCGGACAAAGTTATTATAAGTATAACTGGAGTGCAGGACAAACTTATAAATTCTTATTAAAAGGCGAACCGGACGGAACCGGAAAAACAGATTTTACAGCCTGGTTCTTATCACCTGATACGACAACATGGAAACTGATCGCCAGCTGGAAGCGACCTCAAACCAGTACTTATCTTAAAAGCTTCTATAGTTTCGTTGAAAATTTCAATCCCGAAAATGGATATCAGGGCAGAAAAGCAGAATTCAAAAATCAATGGGTAAGAACTTCAAACGGCAGTTGGATCGCTGTTTCCGGAGCAAAGTTTAGTGTGGATAATACCTACAATGCACAGCAAAGAATAGATGCAATGGGAGGAACAAGCGGTAATGCTTTCTTTTTACAAAATGGAGAATTCTTTAACACAACGGTTGCGCCTGGCTCACAGTTTTCTGTTACCGCACCTACACAAGCTCCTAATATCAATTTTTCAACCCTTCCTTAA